The following nucleotide sequence is from Brachyspira suanatina.
ATATATCTATAGTTATGGAAGCTAACCTAGCTACTCCCGAAGAAATAAAATCTTTTGTAGAAGATTCTGATGAAGCTTGCAATATAAGAATGCCTGTAGTTGTTCTCGATATGAAAAATGTAAGAGAGATTAATAGTGCAGGAATAGCTAAAATACTTAAACTCTACAAAAATCTTCAGTCTCTTAAAGTAAAACTATTTATGATAAATCTTGATGAATCTGTAAAACCTACTATAAAAAGCTTAATGATTTTCAGTTTAATAAAATATTTTGATGATCCTAAAGATTTTACTATATAATCCTAATTTAAATAATACCAAAATGATTAATTCTTATAATATTTATTGAATTTTTATTATCATTTTATTATACTTATTTCAGTAAATAATAGGAGAATTTTTATGCATAATAATATACCTACGGTAAGATGGACAGGAGATGAACTCTACATATTAGATCAAACATTAATACCTGTCACTGTAAAAGAAATAAAACTATCTACTGAAGAAGATGCCTATAATGCTATAAAAGAATTAAAAGTAAGAGGTGCTCCTGCTATAGGTGTTGCGGCTGCTTATTCTTTACTTATAGATTTAAAAAGTAAAACTAATTTGAAAGCTGATGAGTTTATAAAGTTTCTTCAAAAAAGAGCAAAATATTTAAATTCATCAAGACCTACAGCTGTTAATTTAAGCTATGCTTTAAACAGAATGCTTGACACTATAAAAGATAAAAAAGATAAAACTTCATTAGAATTATACAATATATTAGAAGCAGAAGCCAAAAAAATAAATTCTGAAGATGTAGATATATGTCAAAAAATAGGAGAATATGGTAATGGACTTTTAAAAGAAAATTCAGGAATACTTACACATTGTAATGCAGGAAGACTAGCTGTAAGCGGAATAGGTACCGCTCTTGCTCCTATGTATATAGCTCATCAAAAAGGTAAAAAAATAAGAGTATATGCTGATGAAACAAGACCATTACTTCAAGGTGCAAGATTGACAAGTTTTGAATTGCAGGAAGCAGGAATAGATGTTACTTTAATATGTGATAATATGGCAGCTTTCATAATGTCTAAAGGACTTATTGATTTAGTTATAGTAGGATGCGACAGAGTTGCTGAAAATGGAGATGCCGCAAATAAAATAGGTACTATGGGAGTGGCAATTTTAGCAAAACATTTTAATATACCTTTTTATATAGCATGTCCTTCTACTACTTTTGATCTAAATACCAAAACAGGAAATGATATAGTTATAGAAGAAAGAGATGCAAAAGAGATTATAAATTTTGCAGGCGTTCAGACAGCACCTTTAAATATGAAGGTAAGAAATCCTGCTTTCGATGTTACGCCTAATGAACTTATAACAGGATTCATTACAGAAAAAGGTATAATTAAAGCTCCTTATATAGAAAATTTAAAAAAAGCTTTCAATTAATTTTATAATTTTTAAAAGGGTTAAATATGGCTTATAAACAATTAAATATTAATACAATAATAGATTACTTAAAAACTATAGATGAAATAAAAGATATATTTTCAAGTTTTGATTATTTAGAAATAAAAGAAATTGGAGATGGAAATTTAAACTATGTATACAGTATAACAAATAGAAAAAATGATAAAGAAACTGTAATATTAAAACAATCTGTACCTTTTTTAAGATGTGTTGGTGAAAGCTATCCTTTAGAAAAAGATAGAATGAAAATAGAAATTAAATCGCTCAAAGAACAGTATAAATTATGTCCGAATTTAGTACCAAAAGTATATTATTTTTCTGAAGATATGTGCGTTGTAATAATGCAAAATTTAAATAAACATAAAGTACTTAGAGGAGAAATAATAAATGGAAAAAAATTTCCAAAAGCGGCTGATCATTTAACAGATTTTCTTTCAAAAACTTTATTTTATACTTCAGATTATTACTTGGATACTAAAACCAAAAAGAAACTTGTAACTGAATATATGAATGCTGAATTATGCAGCTTAACTGAAGATTTTGTTTTTACCCATCCATTTGAAGAAAACGAAACTAATATTTACCATAAAAAATTAAACTTAGATGAAATAAAAAAATTCCAAAGAGATCCTAAATTAAAAATAGCAGCTGCCGAAATGAAGTATGCCTTTATGACTAGATCAGAAGCATTACTTCATGGAGATTTTCATTTAGGAAGTTTTATGGGTAATGAAGAAGAAACTTATGTAATAGACCCTGAATTTGCATTCTATGGACCTATTGGTTTTGATATAGGAAAAGCTATGGCTAACTTCTTTATAGCATACATATCTCAAGAATATCATCAAAAAAGATTGGGCACAAATTCAAAAGAATTTAGAAAATGGCTTTTTGATACAGCTAAATATATGCTCACAGGAACTTTAGATAAATTTGAAATATTATGGAAAAAACATTTAGAAGATACTAAACCTTTATATTGGAATTATCCTGAAGGACAAAAACATTCTGAAGAATATATAAAAACTGTATTAAACAGAATATTTAAAGACTCTGTAGGTTTTGCAGGATGCGTATTTATAAGAAGAACTTTGGGCCTTGCTAAAAATAAAGATATTTCTGGTATTGAAGATTTAGATGAAAGAGCAAGACTAGATTGGATATGTCTTAATATAGGAAAAGAACTTTTAATAAATAAAGATAATATAGATAATATAGAAAAAGTTTCTGATATTGTAAATAAATATTCTAATATAGATAAAATCTAATAATAATAAAATGGGCTATAAAATTAATTATAGCCCATAATTTGTATATAAAAAATTATTATTTACTTTTCTACTTCTTTTTTGTATTTAATCAAACCTTCTTTCAAAATTCTCATAGCTTTTTTAAGATCATCTGAATTAAGTACATAGCACATTCTTATCTCATTTCTTCCTAAACCTTCAGTAGCATAAAAGCCTTCTGCCGGAGCGAACATAACAGTTTCATTATCAATATTAAAATCTTTAAGAAGCCAAATAGCAAAATCTTCTGCATCTTTAACAGGCAGCTGAGCTAGAACATAAAAAGCCCCTTCAGGTTCTCTCATAAATACACCATCCATTTTTGTAAGTTCTTCAAAAAGAATCCTTCTCCTGTTATCATATTCCTTTCTAGTAGCCTCAAAATAATCTGAAGGCAAATCATATAAAGCAGATGCCCCTATCATTTCAAGAGTAGGTACAGATAATCTAGCCTGACATTCTTTAAAAATAGCTTCCATAAATTCCTTATTCTTACTTATTATACAACCTATCCTAGCACCGCATGCAGAAAATCTTTTTGATATAGAATCTATTATAATAACATTCTCAGCTATATCATCATAAGTACCAAAACTTATTGCTTTTCTCTCTCCATAAACAAATTCTCTATATACCTCATCGCTTATAATAAAAAAATCATGCTTCTTAGCCAAATATGCTATGTCATCCAATTCCCTTTTTGTAGATACAACTCCTGTAGGATTTGAAGGATTTGAAAATAAATATCCCTTAGTCTTTTTTGTAATACTTTTCTCTATTTCATCTCGATTTGGTAAATGAAATCCGTCTTCTGCATATGTTCTTACAACATTTCTTTTAATATTAAGTATATCATAAAAGCTGTTATAATTAGCATAATAAGGTTCTGAAACTAACATTTCATCACCTTCATCAAATATTGCAATTAAACTAAGGAGTATTGCTTCACTACCCCCATTAGTTATTATTATTTCATCTTCATTATAATGAATACCCAACCTTTCATAATATGCTT
It contains:
- a CDS encoding STAS domain-containing protein, with the protein product MAIEFNNEYISIVMEANLATPEEIKSFVEDSDEACNIRMPVVVLDMKNVREINSAGIAKILKLYKNLQSLKVKLFMINLDESVKPTIKSLMIFSLIKYFDDPKDFTI
- the mtnA gene encoding S-methyl-5-thioribose-1-phosphate isomerase codes for the protein MHNNIPTVRWTGDELYILDQTLIPVTVKEIKLSTEEDAYNAIKELKVRGAPAIGVAAAYSLLIDLKSKTNLKADEFIKFLQKRAKYLNSSRPTAVNLSYALNRMLDTIKDKKDKTSLELYNILEAEAKKINSEDVDICQKIGEYGNGLLKENSGILTHCNAGRLAVSGIGTALAPMYIAHQKGKKIRVYADETRPLLQGARLTSFELQEAGIDVTLICDNMAAFIMSKGLIDLVIVGCDRVAENGDAANKIGTMGVAILAKHFNIPFYIACPSTTFDLNTKTGNDIVIEERDAKEIINFAGVQTAPLNMKVRNPAFDVTPNELITGFITEKGIIKAPYIENLKKAFN
- the mtnK gene encoding S-methyl-5-thioribose kinase, which produces MAYKQLNINTIIDYLKTIDEIKDIFSSFDYLEIKEIGDGNLNYVYSITNRKNDKETVILKQSVPFLRCVGESYPLEKDRMKIEIKSLKEQYKLCPNLVPKVYYFSEDMCVVIMQNLNKHKVLRGEIINGKKFPKAADHLTDFLSKTLFYTSDYYLDTKTKKKLVTEYMNAELCSLTEDFVFTHPFEENETNIYHKKLNLDEIKKFQRDPKLKIAAAEMKYAFMTRSEALLHGDFHLGSFMGNEEETYVIDPEFAFYGPIGFDIGKAMANFFIAYISQEYHQKRLGTNSKEFRKWLFDTAKYMLTGTLDKFEILWKKHLEDTKPLYWNYPEGQKHSEEYIKTVLNRIFKDSVGFAGCVFIRRTLGLAKNKDISGIEDLDERARLDWICLNIGKELLINKDNIDNIEKVSDIVNKYSNIDKI
- a CDS encoding pyridoxal phosphate-dependent aminotransferase; amino-acid sequence: MYLSKRVQQLKASPIRRLNIYAEEAAKRGIKIHHLNIGQPDIETPRVFFDAIANTNMKTVKYEHSRGTKELINKIQAYYERLGIHYNEDEIIITNGGSEAILLSLIAIFDEGDEMLVSEPYYANYNSFYDILNIKRNVVRTYAEDGFHLPNRDEIEKSITKKTKGYLFSNPSNPTGVVSTKRELDDIAYLAKKHDFFIISDEVYREFVYGERKAISFGTYDDIAENVIIIDSISKRFSACGARIGCIISKNKEFMEAIFKECQARLSVPTLEMIGASALYDLPSDYFEATRKEYDNRRRILFEELTKMDGVFMREPEGAFYVLAQLPVKDAEDFAIWLLKDFNIDNETVMFAPAEGFYATEGLGRNEIRMCYVLNSDDLKKAMRILKEGLIKYKKEVEK